One part of the Candidatus Eisenbacteria bacterium genome encodes these proteins:
- a CDS encoding type III pantothenate kinase, translated as MLLVIDVGNTEVTLGLFEGEDLRRSFRVSSETRRTTDEVELLLRQALPELEHAKAGPRRNATGAGARAGTRASGGEPAHGAVIGSVVPAQTSLYVDATRRLVGTDPLLVGASTTARVKIEYRDPHSVGADRIANAVAAFDRYGAPAIVVDFGTATTFDVLLKGRRYAGGVIAPGILTGAEHLVRRAARLGAFELKPPARVVGRSTEESLQSGVFYGAVGEVDSIVRRISEEEKIRPKVIATGGLAAAIAEHSSTIQEVDPDLTLHGLRLIFEWHGRRRRSAT; from the coding sequence ATGCTGCTCGTGATCGATGTCGGAAACACCGAGGTCACGCTGGGGCTCTTCGAGGGCGAGGACCTCAGGCGGTCCTTCCGCGTGAGCAGCGAGACGCGCCGCACGACCGACGAGGTGGAGCTACTGCTCCGGCAAGCCCTCCCCGAGCTCGAGCACGCCAAGGCGGGGCCGCGCCGAAACGCTACGGGTGCGGGCGCCCGGGCGGGGACTCGCGCCAGCGGCGGCGAACCGGCACACGGAGCGGTGATCGGATCCGTCGTCCCCGCGCAAACGTCCCTCTACGTGGATGCGACGCGCCGCCTCGTGGGCACCGATCCCCTCCTGGTTGGTGCCTCGACCACCGCGCGCGTGAAGATCGAGTACCGCGATCCGCACTCCGTGGGCGCCGATCGCATCGCGAACGCCGTCGCCGCCTTCGATCGGTACGGCGCGCCCGCGATCGTCGTGGACTTCGGGACCGCGACCACCTTCGACGTGCTCCTGAAGGGGCGCCGCTACGCCGGCGGGGTCATCGCCCCCGGCATCCTCACGGGGGCGGAGCACCTGGTCCGCCGCGCCGCACGCCTGGGCGCGTTCGAGCTGAAACCTCCCGCGCGCGTGGTGGGACGAAGCACCGAGGAGAGCCTCCAGTCGGGTGTCTTCTACGGCGCCGTAGGGGAGGTGGACTCGATCGTGCGGCGGATCTCGGAGGAGGAGAAGATCCGGCCCAAGGTGATCGCGACGGGAGGACTCGCCGCGGCGATCGCGGAGCACTCGAGCACCATCCAGGAGGTCGATCCGGACCTGACGCTCCACGGTCTGCGCCTCATCTTCGAGTGGCACGGCCGCCGGAGGCGAAGCGCTACTTGA